The stretch of DNA TGTAACGCAATATCGGCGTCTTGCAGTTCTGAGGGAAACCTACGggaattgaccaatcagagctcgGGGTGAATTCGTGGACCAATACATCTGCAGCATACGCGGATGGGGCGTGGCCTTCTGGGGTAAACTgtcaaaattattttaaagggTTTTCCCTTGTATTTATATTGTGCACTGTAAGTGAATAACAGCACTTTTAAAGAGACCCTTACTGGAGCTTGGATACATTGCaagtgcaccccccccccacccctggCGTACCGAGACCATGCAGTGCAACTGCAAGTGGCACAGAATATCAACATCGAAGCTTGggtttaattatttattaaaataattataaatcatttatcatcatcaatAAGCACCAAGCAAATATTTTTCCCTCTCTTAATCTGAAGCTGCAGTGTTGGTGAGGAATGGAAGCAAGGCTTATAACACACAGGCGTGCACAAGATCTATTCCtcccacatacagtacagtgaatGGTTTGACACAGCGAGattgaaacacacaaacacacagactcacactaAAGACATGGAGGCAGTTCCATATTATGTTTTTGACAGACGGGAGCTGATACAACTTTAATTTTAATCAAATCTTCCACCATTTCGGCATGTATCCACACATCATCACCTCAAGTTATTGTCCAACAGTCTTAAATGCAGCAATCACTCCCTCTTGATTTGTAGTGTGTAGGTGAGAAGTGTCGATAGCACCCAAGCCACTccgcaaacaaaaaaaaaaaaaaaggatgtccCTATATGTGTCTCTCAAACACCACAAAGGATAGCCAAAGCAACAGACAGCACAAATTTCCATGGAAAGTAACCCCAGTGTGAGTAATCTGCAACGACGTGTTTCGTTTTCTATACTGTGCAATATTACCACCTCAGAGGaggatgtgcgtgtgtgtgtgtgtgtgtgtgtgagagagatgcaACATTCAGACAGATAAATCTATTTTGAGACAAGGCAGACACAGCATCTTCTCATCAGACATCAGAACTAAAAAGTTCCACGTTAGGAGCAAAGGGAGCAATAACTTTATCTACAAAGCTTACAATCAGCAAAgacccttttttttctcatttttgacAACAAAATACAAGCATATGTGTTAAAGGCATCACCTTGTGCTTTGTATGATATCCAAAAGTAAAAGCCTCATTCCTTAATAACTCAAAACTAGTGATGATGCAAGACAAGTTAAAGCTGTCAGTCACTAGAAATGACTCAACAATTCATCATTGCCACAATTGAGCatcagtttttttctgtgtaatgctgaaagacaaaatgaagaaaaaaggtAATATGGTTAGAAAAGGTGGTTCACATACAGCTACTACAAAGTATATAAATATCTATGCAGTAACTAacgtcaaacaaaaaaaaaataaaacagaaaaagaaaatatacaatagCTTTCAATAACGGAGGTAAAATAACAGGAAACAAGCTActaaaacaggacaaaaaatgaaatgagttgACCTTTGTCAGGAGTCCTTATCATGTCAGACCTACGACGGCCTGGAGGCATGAATGCAATTTGTAAAACTGGTTTCAAGATAAATTTGGATATTCCTCAGGTCTGCAAAACAATATCCATACAACCACACAGACATCAACTGTAAGTATTTAGAAACCAATTAAAATCAAGATGTCAAGAAAACAAATTTGaacatgaaacagaaacatcTTTCAACATGTGCACACTACAATGCCGTTTGGTAAAAGACATAGTGAGGTTAATTCAGAGACCGTCCTCTGAACAAGTAAAAGGCCATGGACTTCTCGGACTGTCATGCATGCCAGAGTGCtaataggtttttttttgttttatcttcatACATAAATAATTTTCAACATTTGAAAAGTACACTCCTCTAACATAGTTCTATGTCTTCATACGACCACAAATAcatgataaaatataaacattataccagcacagacacagtgaccTGAATGATTTTTGGCACACCAGATATCCACAATCTAGTCCTACTGTAGTAGATTTCAGCTCAGTTTGGGACAGACAACTTGATCATCCGGATATCTGGATTTTGGCCATTGTAAGCAACAGCCTATAACAGCTGAAAAAGGCTTAGTGCAAAAACTAAAATCTTGCAATGCAGCATGCAATGGAAACTGCAGTTACACCTGCACGGATATAAAATATCTCCTCGCCATTACACAGACGACATCAGAGAAACAATGCTCAATAATAAGAATTGCTGGAGACTAATCACAATAACCCCACGGGGTTCTCAACTAACTAAGATTCTttaaatgatacatttttttttatattttctgataGTAGAAAAATAGCTCAACAGCCTTATTTAACGTAAAATCGGGGATTTGTGTCAATAAGAATCAAAATATTCCCTCTGTGAATAATCAGAGTGGAAATGCAGGTTTCACACTCAGTCAAGTCATCTCACATGTTCTGGCTGTTCTACAAAGGCCACAGGAACTCTGACGTCCCAAATCTTCTAAATGTcctatatatactgtatacgtacatacatacatacatacatatatatatagatatatatgcCTAAAAACTTCCTTTCCACAGATAACAGACAGAACCATTAGAGTAACAGAGGTAAGGCAGTGACAGACTGCGAGCTGAGTGAGTGGTTCTCTCCGGTGCTCCGAGGAAGGAAGGCCGTCCCTGTTAAAGTTCTCCAGGTTTCTGGTTGCAGCTGGTGCACACGCGCACAGGGTGGTCCCAGCCCCGCGATGGGACCGACCGACGCTCCGGGGAGCAGTCGTCACACACTCCTTGGCCACAGGCGCGGCAGTGGTGCTTGGACAGCTTGGCAGTGAACTCGCGCTGGCAGTTGTGGCAGGAGAGGATGTCCTGGTCAGGCACCCAGTAGGCTGGACGGGCTGCGTCTTTCACTAGGCCTACAGGGAACACatgacacaaatacacacaagcacatattAGATATAGTATAAGGTACATGGTATAAGACAACAGTGTTTTCCGTTGACACCACACATGGTCGTCTGTTTAAATCACATTAAACTTCATCATTCAGACAGGCTCACTCCAAAGGACAATGTAGACCTACACTGTATATACACTGGCAAAGGGCATAGATCTACAGGTTTTGATAACCTTATATCACGCTATATCAGGTTACCTCTGTCTAAAGGTCTGCTTACCAGCACTATCCAAAGCTCACTAATCAGTCAGTTATATCTGGTTTGCTTAACCAGTGCgaaaactgaaatgtataaaacagcaaattgtgtttttatggggGTTATAAGCCAGACTTGGCAGGGCCCAATGACTTCCTGGAggctctgctggttgcctggcaactgccccaccccaccccgcaagtgtgtatttcccaaaacgtCGAGTTATGCCTTTCATTTACATCTATGGCCAATTTCCACTATAGATCTCATCCATTATGATCAAATGCTGTTCTATGCTGAAGTAACGACATTTATTTACTCTACTTACAATACCGACTGACATTAGTAACTTTTACCTCGGCTGTTGGTGTCACAGCACGGTCACTTCTCAAATGTCCAGGCTTATTTGTCCACACTACTGTTTAAAATGCACCATAACTTCATGTCCTTAGCCATCTTGGTTGGGGTATCCATGGAAACATAGAAACAAGATTTGGATTTGGAAACAAGTAGGCTAATTTTGTTGTGATTGGACCAGACGTGGCTCGGAGGTATTTTTGAGGTGGTGATGGATACATAGTTTTCAGCAGGATATCAAAAACATATGCATCTAAGCCCTTTTATCAGCAAATATAGGCTTACAGTACACTTATGTAGCAGACTAACATACATTAATAACCATACTACTTTAGCTTTAGATTAGGCAAATACTTGTGGGTTTCCAAATTTGATTAAGACAACAACCTGAAGGGAAAATAAGGGCTATAATTTGTGGCGTGTATTCGAGTGGAGACAGCATTTATTGTTGCCAACACTTTGCAATCTCTTTCCATGCAGCAGAGCCAGTTTTCACaatctaaaacacattttggatTATCTTGGCAGAAACGCGTCATATCAgctgttataaaaaaaaaagttctgctaATAATCATCAGCCCAAAGTAAATTTTAGGCATCAGAGAACAGCACGGTCTATGACAAATGCTTCAAGCCACTTCAAAACACATATACAGCAGGGAGTCTCATAAAACGACATGAGTAAACAGGGTAAACAGTCGTCTATCTCACCTCTCACAAATCTAAACAACAGATACAAGGTCTGACAGTCTACATCAAACATTAGGCAACTGAGCACTTCTACATGGAGGCACTGCCACTTATACTTCCTGAAGAGCTTGTCAAAGGCAGTTTTAGGTTCTGtagtaagtgtgtgtgggaggaatTTCATTTAGTAGCTTATAAACATTTTTGGCAAGAATAAGCTTGACAAATGCAAATTCAGTATTTGAAGATCCGCATGCAGTGAGGGAACAGAGACCTGTGAGCTTTTAGTTGTGCAGGATCCATTACAGTACAACTAGGCCATTAGGGCACCCCGTATTCCTCATAGGGGAGGCTTTAACAGTCTGACTTCGGCATTACATCTTTGAGAGTTCAAACCAGACACAAAGCCTAAATACTTACTGTAAATGAGCAGTTTACATCTCTGCCAACAGAGGGCATCATATCCAGTTACTTACATTTACTGGGTCATTATCACCCTTACATAACAATCCTCTTTAGATTGGGCAACACTCACCCAGTGGGATGTCAATAGCAGTGACCACAACCCCTATGGTGTTGGTCACCGCTTCTCCAACCTTCCTGGCGAGGGTTCCACCTTCTTCCTCCTCGAGCTCTGCCTCAAGCAGCTCTGCATAAAGAAAATATCTTTGCTAAAGCCGAGCTCACCCAAGCTTTAAATGGCTGCAtgagacacaaagaggaaaaagaggtaACACTTGACATtactggaggtgtgtgtgtgtgtacctgcgtATGAAGCTCTCTGCTCGAAGCAGACGTCACAGACTCTGACAGGGGCGAGACCCCAGCCTCTCTCTGGGACGGGCGCAGCTTTGGAAGAGCAGCCGTCACAGAAGCCCTCCCCACAGGCACGGCAGTGATGTTTGGTGTCATTGTCCTGGAAGACTGTGTGACACTTATGGCACAccttgtaaaaaagaaaaaaaaaaaaaaaaatcacaggaGTTGTTATTGACCAAGAGCTGGCTCTGTGAGCAATCTGAGTCTGTCCAAGTTTTATCTTGTGACATGCAAACATAGATTGTGTAATAGGCACAGAGCACCACAGACAGTAAACATCCCCCTGGACACAAAGTGTTGACTTGGCTGTTGCTGGCGGGTGGCAGAGGGTggggctgtgtgtgtcactcaccAAGATGAAGGAGTTGGGTTTCCAGTAGGCTGGGGCGATCTGATCTGTCAGCCAGGAGGTGACGGCCTTGGCAGGCTTGACACTGAGCTCTGACACAGACTGTGCCACTAGGTTGACTCCATCCAGAAGCCGCTGCGCTGCATTGCTGTTGTCCTTTAAAAAGCCATCCGACTGCAAAAAACAGATGGGTAGATAAAGGGTTACCTCTGACCATATAATTACAGGTCtgtttaattaagaaaaaatctgatgaattaattaaatggcTTGCTTCTCTTACCCCTGGCCATACATGCTGGATCTCAGTGCGGACGACGGTATCCACAGGGTCCTGGTTCCCATACCAGTACTGACGGCTCCGATAGATCACTCCACAGTTGGGGCATTCGATAACGTACCTGAACATACATTAGACATATAAATGTGTAACTGAGTTATTATCTGTGGTATTATTTGGAACATGCGGGTtaatataaatagaaaacaTTGATTTTAGGTCAGAGTCTGCTTTGCCAGTGCTAAAATTAGGCTCTGTAAAAGTAACATAAGCCTAACCCGAGCGTAGTTACATGTGACCCTGTAGGTCATTCAGCTGCAACTCACCCAGACCAGGCGTACTTGGCGAGGCCCATCCATGGAGAGTCTGAGGAAGCTGAGGTCTTAGGGACAACTACCACCTCCTTCCCCCCTTCATAGCAAGCCTGAAGTGATGCACCACAGAATGACTTTAAGTCGGAACTCATCAGTCATGAAGTCAGTGGCATAGGTGAGAAAGCTCAGTTGTACCTAAGTGATGCAGGTGAACTTCTGGGCTTACCTTACAGGTGTAAATGCGATTATCATACTGAGCAGAATAACGACAACGATGCTTTGCCTCGTGGCACGCTCCTTCTCCCAAGTGGTTCATGCTGTTCTTGCAGCCGGATCTGGGATAAAAGTAATATGCTACAATGATTAACAATCTGGAAAGTAAAAGATTAAAGGAGAGACTGTGATTGTTAAAATGCCTTTTGAAAAGCAGGGAGGTACTCACCCACAACTGAGGCACAGGCTGGAGCAGGTGAAGTACTCGTCAGGAAAGAAACAGCTGTGGGCAACAAGCTCACCTGTAATTTCCCCATTAAAGCGCTCACTCAGTGCCTGCAGGAGAATCATAGACGAGCAGAAATTAGCAAGAATAGGTGCACTTTCTAAACAGTAAAATGATACGCTTAAAACTCGCACTGCGCTAATTGTATTAAAATAAGCCTTCTCTGAATCCAGGAGCCAGTTTATCAGAAAACTGTGAATCACTTCAGTTCAGTGCTGGTCAGAGGCCGGATAACTGCCCTACCTGCAGGGCTTTAAAGATGACCACAGGGGTGCGTGGGGAACGGGTGGCGTTGTTATCCAAGAGCTGCTCCAGTTTATTCTGCAGGCCATGGAAGTCAGTAGGGGGGCTGAGAGTCTGAGTGCCCCAGTACTGGACTGAGCTGAAGGCCTCTGGGAAACGGGAAAGTTTCTTGAAGCGATCCAACAGCAGCCGATCTATTGACTCAGATGACTTGTCTATGACAAAACACGAGTGGAGACGTTACCACAGTGTGTACTCAGAATATAGTGTAGATATTCAATCAGTGCATCAGATACAACATGTGTTCAGGAATATTCAAGAAGAATGTTGTAGCATCAGCaatcagtcccccccccccccaaaaaaacataCTTAATAAACAAGGAAACACATGTAGCTCAGTCATTTACATTTGTTGTCCGAAGTCATGAAGCTCATACAAGTgtttcttcacattttacaacatttactACAAATCTTGTGTACACTCCAAGGCCTACCACATTTAGAGTGTTTTTCTCCCTCATAAGCATTGAGATCATTTCCATGCGTTCATTTCTATATAGAAGAACAACTTGTAACTTACTTGAGTGAAGTAGAACACCACAttttaaataacacattttattttcatccgTTTCTCTACTATTGCATAGCAACGGAGCAAAGACTTCATAAAGAAATCTGTGTTTGCATCAGTAGCTATAATCTGACAAGAGGAAAAGCAGACAAATGCTGACCGTTGGAGGTTATCTAACTAACACAAAGTGTTAGTCTAGAGGACTAGAATAGAAGAATAGAAAGCAGGTGCctgtttacaaaaacacatttaaattgtGGTGAATATCAGGCATTGGCAAAAGGCTGACAGCAATGCAAAGTATGAGCTGTagaaaatgaactaaaacatgcaaaaactgGTTCTGTCTTTCAAGTGTCTTCAAGCTGTAAATATGTGGCTACACAGTTTTTTCACACCTTTCATGGAATGCAGATTGCTACCTCCAGCAatacagaagaaagaaagagaaacaccaTAGGCTAATATTTGCTAAACTTGTAATTATCTGCAGTGCTCAACGCTTAGTTTACTTTGAAGGTGCTGCCTCCTGTCCCTTCCTGTGATGCAGAGCTACAGTCATGGTGATACAGTCACAATGTACTGTCCCAATGGAGGTAATATTCTATTAAAAGCTTTGACATGTCTAATAAGTGTGTAACAGATGAAGTAATGACTCTCAACACTAGTGGGAGTAACAGAAGTGTTGAAATATTTTACCTGAGCCAAGCAACTTAGTGTGGACAGTTTCATGGAAGATGACCACCGCTGGACCCAAGGTGGACAGTGGGACATCCAGGCCACAGCGGGCCGTTGTGGCCTTCAGTTCCTTGGTGAAATGCTTCAAGTAAGCATCCGAGGCGTCCCCGAGGAACTTGAAGAGGTCATCATGGAGACGGTCGGCGTGGGTGCGGTAAATGATGAGGTCGGAGATGGCGAGCACCTTGAGCAAGAGTCGGGTCCTCTGGCCCTGTTTGGAACTGTTCCCAAGCAGCCCCTCTGTGTCGATGACCACCACGTTACGGATGGGGTCAAGTGCCGCCCACACCCCCACCGTGCACGACTCCTGGGTGGGAGAAGTCTTGAACACTTCCCTGCCCATGAAGAATGTGTGGTTCAGGGTGTGAGATTTACCCTCTCCGGTGTTGCCAAAGATGGACACCACCTTCAGTAGCTGGTCAGGGCCGCAACTCAGGCGCTTTACAAATGAAGTTTCGTCTTTTACCTTCGGAGAAACAAGAGTTTAGAGGCAAAAAGTTAGTTAAGCAAACAACCAAATGTGCAGTCTTGGCAAAGAATTTAAACTTGTAGGTATTCTGATTCTATTTCTATTCAATAACATGCATCACTTTTATGTAACTCACCTGCATTTCCTCATTCTCATCAACCAGGAGAAAACTGGAAACCTTCTCCAGAAGTTTTGCTCTCTGAGATTTGATCTCATCGGCTATTCGGGCAGCCGGTGGGACAGATACAGAGGTGATCTCTGCAGGTTTGGGCGGTGGGGGATAGGATGTGAGCTGGTGTTTCTTCTTGTTCCCTCCACTGTGGGTGCGTTTCTGACAGTCTTGACACATGTTAACTTTGCAGTTCAGGCAGCGGACCACAGATCTGTGGCGTTTGCCCTGGTCTCCATTGCTTCCTTTGCAGTTGTCACAGTAAGGGACGTGCCCTGGACCTATCTGAACCCGCTCATGGTTCTTCAGACGCTCCTGATTGTGGAGCTCCAGCTCACAGCGAACACACTGCAAGCTTTTGCATTCATCACACTCAAATGCTGCTTCCTCGGAGCCACCACAGGCATAACTCTCTTGACATATTAGACTAGTATTGACTCCCTTTTCTGAAGATGAGCCATGCCCACTCATCGTTTCTTACAACGTAAACTTGAACACAATGCAGTGCTTATTGGAGCAGCTTTGACAACAGCTCTAGATAAATCGCTAGCAggtaaaaatgtacaaaatgcagTAATACTGACAACTGAAATGAGCTAATACAGTGACTAAATctatgaaaacagctgcatggTAACTGGGCTGGATGGCTGTAACAACTAAGCCCCAACAAACGTAAAATTTATCTAATTAGCATAGGCAGAATGAATTTGAAACACGGTCTTAATAATGTCATTTAGTGCATCCAGCAGTAAAGGCAGAAACAGCCGTCTCCTTGAGTTACACCTGATATCTGTTTTACCACCAacagttagcttgtttgtgcaTTAAAGTTAGCACTTTAGCTGCAGCATTACATTAAATATATCTAAGGTTAGCGAATAATACTAAAATAATACAGAAACATGTGCAGGTAGCTTCTACCAACCGAGACAATGAACTCTCCCTGAAAAGATGAATGTGCAAATGTTGATGCTAACAACAGGCTAGCTAGCAAACTGACCCTCAACCGCTCGCTGGCAAAGTCGGTGGATAATTTGGCAACAAAGCACCAACACGTAGCTCACAACTAGCTGGGTTCGACGCGCAGTTTTAACTTTTCTCCACAGAAAAACTGTAATTAGCGAGCCAGAGAGCCCTAACAGTTCATTGTCGTCCCAACAAGCTGCTAGCCTCCAGTCTGTCAACTGAGCTGTAACAACatatcaacaaaaacaacagccagCCGATGTCAAAAGCTCGGACATCCGCGGACTATTTTACTTAAAAACGGGAGGAAAATCCGCGCGATTCGGCTTGAAAAGTCTTTAAAAAGTGTTACTGGATTTGGATCCTTCCGAGCAGTGTCATTGTTTTGTTCTTCAGCCCCCTCCCTGGCAGATTTCTCTAGCTACGTTATTTTGTTGCCAGGtcagatcagctgatcagaTTATTTTCAGTCACAGGGTCAGAGGAGGGTGGCGTGCTGTTGCATGATGGGAAGCGTAGTTCTACAAGACAAGCTAGCAGTGAGTTTACTCTCTGTGGCTGTGGAACAATGTTTGTGCCGCTTCTACAATGTTTTTTTGAGCTCATAAAAtccatcttgtttgtttgtttacctcAAATAATTTCACCTTTAAACAAGCACTACTATTGCACCTAATTCTGTAACTGttggctgcagagctgcaagATTTAGAGTGTCTTGCATGTAAAGTGATAAATCTTTCATGATAATAATCCTTCCTGTAGATGCATAGTAGAAAACCACCACTTTCTACAAgatcaaagaaagaaatacaatcACATATTTAAGTTTGCCTTGCAGACAATGCATGTCctattgtttttttcagttgtcAAATATTAAGATATTGGTCTGAGTTGGTGTATTAAATTGCTCCAAATTCAGCTGTGCGCTTTAATGAATGTATCTTTTTTTAGATTATAATAAATGGTTTAGGGAAAACCTGAATTTTTGTAAGTTAAAAATTCCACATGGGTGGGTGTTTTCAAAGCAGTTGTTAAAAACCTGCATCAGCATAAGCTCCTAAACAGAGGATGGATTTAAATGGCTTTTGTCTTGTAAAGTAGCGCTTCAAAGCATCAGCAGGTGACCATTTGTCCCAAGTGGCAAtttgtgttttccctccatttCTTCACTGACAGTATCTTTCACTGCAGGTTTTTTTAGATTCATTACATAAttctttaaaagaaacacagcaacTGGCATTAAATATATGTTACACTGCAGTGCATTTATTACAaaactttaacacacacacaaacacaaatatgaacaaataaaacacaaaaccatcAACCACTGTCCTTACACAATGATCTTCGTATGAGGATTGTCTTGTTTCTTACAGGTCCTTAAGGATGGATGCCAGTGCAGGTTATTAGTGATACTTGATGATGTTTTGTTAGTGCACAGTCCACATCCTGCAGAGAAATACTTTGATAAAAATGCACCATTTGTCCCAAAAATCCCCAAACAGACCAAGCTGAGTACAGTTAATCCACTCTTTGGTTCCACATCAGATGAGCCTGAAGATTTTCCTCCATCCACAATCGCAAAAAGTCTTTAAGCGTTTAAGAGGGCTGAGCTTTTTGGATTTTGAGCCAGTGTGCTTGTGCTTGACAGCAGCAAATATAGCAGAGTCAAACACATCTTTGAGGTTGTGCTGCGTCAGGGCCGAGCACTCCACATAGTCGTGCGCTCTGACCCTGTGTGCCAGCCTTCTGGCCCGGCTGAAGTGCACTGGTTTGGCTCTCTGCTGGTCCAGGTGAATGAGGACGTCCACATTGTGGCGAAGGTCTGACTGAGTCCCGACCAGAACGATGGGAGAGGTCGAGTTGCCAGCACGGATCTGTGGGATCCATTTGGAGGTGATGTTGTCGAAAGAGACGGGGTTGACCAGGCTGAAGCAGAGGATGAAGACGTCCACGTGGGCGTAGCACAGAGAGCGAAGATGGCCAAACTCCTCCTGGGCagatcaaatataaaaaaaagatgagccAGGAGGGTCTAACCAACTAAAGAATCACAACGTGGTGTGGGATATCTACCTGTCCTGCAGTGTCTATGAGTTTGATACGAGTTGGAACTCCATTCACATGAACCAAACCTGGAAGTGAGAAATAAACATCAAGATTTATTCCTGCAGAATTAAAGCAGTCATTAAATTTAAAGAATAACCCTCACTCACCAGTAAAGACATCAAAAGCTGTTTGTCTGTACTCGCTGTTGTACCCATTGAAGATGTAGCTGATGATCATGCTGGTCTTCCCCACAGCTCCATCACCAACCAGCATGCAGCTCACTTCTTCCCTCAGCCTGTAAGGTTTGTCATGTCTCTGACAGGCCTCTGCCATCTTTTCCTTACACTGTTACTCCATTATTCCTGCAGCCTCAAAGTCCATGCGGCAGTGCAGCCTTACTGTAAAAGATGTCTTCTCCCCCAGGGGCCCGTTGGTGCCAATAAAAGGCGAGGGGACACTTCGATTTGAAAGAACAAAGGCGCCCAATCAGATGAGTGGTGTCCCAACACTGCCCGTCTCCGTTTGATGCAGATTAACATAGACACACCCACCGAGAGGGGCCTGAGTGCTGAGCAGAATCAGCTGATGCGAccttttagttaaaaaaaataaaataaacaatcacTAACAATAATGATCTTCTGTTCATAGATTCCTCGACTTCATACACTTGCATGTCAAATTATGCATTTGAAAGTGTAACCTGCCACATGTGGAGACCCCAACTCCTACTGTAACAGGAGACTGAAATATGATCATTGTGTAATATATTTTATCTATCATGCCAAAAGCTCGTGCTTCTTATATATTTGCGTCTCCGTCTCACAGTCTGCCGTCCAGAACATTAATATTGTCACTAATTGTGCTGTAATACCACCATTGGCCCATAGAGGGAGGTGTTGCTCCAGCATCTTCTTCTGCATGCTGGTGTTCATCTTTGTGCCTCATCCAGAAGCTCGTTTCAATTTCTTTTTGTGTGGTTCGACTTCCAAGCTGGTACATAATTAACTTTCATAATGAACCTCGTGTAATGCACAGTGGCCTCTGTGCTTTTTTGGTTCTCTACTGGGACGTGGATGTGATTAATTTCAGTAATTAACTGTCAGCTCGGCTCTCAGGACGCATGCTGCCCAAACATCATATCTCAGGAACTTTGGTGTCACAGGGCATTTAAATATTTCCAGGCTTGCTCGCCACCTTGTCCTGTTGTTCGTGTATTTTCAATCTATGAATTCAATTTTCTGAAAGCTCACACAGGCAGCTTTATTCTCTCGCGTAAAAAGGGGCAAAGGGCACAGCTGAGGGGGCATTGTTAGGCTGTCACCACCTGCAGTTTATAGCAGAAACTTCATATGCCATGTTTCATACTGTCTTATCCAGGGTGAGAGggttcataaacacacacacacgcacaaattctatatttattgaaaataaagtcacaaatgATAAAGGTTCACTTGCACATTACACTACAAAACTACAATT from Pempheris klunzingeri isolate RE-2024b chromosome 13, fPemKlu1.hap1, whole genome shotgun sequence encodes:
- the LOC139212052 gene encoding zinc finger FYVE domain-containing protein 1-like, coding for MSGHGSSSEKGVNTSLICQESYACGGSEEAAFECDECKSLQCVRCELELHNQERLKNHERVQIGPGHVPYCDNCKGSNGDQGKRHRSVVRCLNCKVNMCQDCQKRTHSGGNKKKHQLTSYPPPPKPAEITSVSVPPAARIADEIKSQRAKLLEKVSSFLLVDENEEMQVKDETSFVKRLSCGPDQLLKVVSIFGNTGEGKSHTLNHTFFMGREVFKTSPTQESCTVGVWAALDPIRNVVVIDTEGLLGNSSKQGQRTRLLLKVLAISDLIIYRTHADRLHDDLFKFLGDASDAYLKHFTKELKATTARCGLDVPLSTLGPAVVIFHETVHTKLLGSDKSSESIDRLLLDRFKKLSRFPEAFSSVQYWGTQTLSPPTDFHGLQNKLEQLLDNNATRSPRTPVVIFKALQALSERFNGEITGELVAHSCFFPDEYFTCSSLCLSCGSGCKNSMNHLGEGACHEAKHRCRYSAQYDNRIYTCKACYEGGKEVVVVPKTSASSDSPWMGLAKYAWSGYVIECPNCGVIYRSRQYWYGNQDPVDTVVRTEIQHVWPGSDGFLKDNSNAAQRLLDGVNLVAQSVSELSVKPAKAVTSWLTDQIAPAYWKPNSFILVCHKCHTVFQDNDTKHHCRACGEGFCDGCSSKAAPVPERGWGLAPVRVCDVCFEQRASYAELLEAELEEEEGGTLARKVGEAVTNTIGVVVTAIDIPLGLVKDAARPAYWVPDQDILSCHNCQREFTAKLSKHHCRACGQGVCDDCSPERRSVPSRGWDHPVRVCTSCNQKPGEL
- the LOC139212233 gene encoding rho-related GTP-binding protein RhoV-like, which encodes MAEACQRHDKPYRLREEVSCMLVGDGAVGKTSMIISYIFNGYNSEYRQTAFDVFTGLVHVNGVPTRIKLIDTAGQEEFGHLRSLCYAHVDVFILCFSLVNPVSFDNITSKWIPQIRAGNSTSPIVLVGTQSDLRHNVDVLIHLDQQRAKPVHFSRARRLAHRVRAHDYVECSALTQHNLKDVFDSAIFAAVKHKHTGSKSKKLSPLKRLKTFCDCGWRKIFRLI